The Fusobacterium sp. IOR10 region TCAATGACCCCTCTATTATTTCAACACTTCTTCCTGCATACATAACCATAACTCTATCACATATAGATTCAACTAAAGCAATATCATGGGACACAAACATTATAGTCATATTTTTTTCTTTATTTAATTTTTTCAACAACTTTATCACCCTAAGTTGAGTTCTTAAATCAAGTGCAGTTGTGGATTCGTCACAAATAATAAGACAAGGTTCACAAATTACAGCCATGGCAATTAAAATTCTCTGCCTTTGACCTCCTGAAAGTTCATGGGGATATTTTTTACAAATTTCTTCAGGATTATAAATATCACATTCTTCTAAAGTTTTAAAAATTTTTTCAGTTCTTTCATCTTTATTTAAAGTTTTTATATGAATTTTCAAAGTTTCATGTAATTGCTTTCCTATTTTTTTCAAAGGATTTAAAGCACTAAGTGCATCTTGAAAAACAATACTTATATTTTTACCTCTCATTTTACACATTTCTTTTTCAGGTATAGTTAATAAATTTTTACCTAAATAACAAATAGTTCCATAAAAATGAAACCTGGGCTCTAAGATTCTCATTATAGATTTGGTTGTAATGGATTTACCACATCCTGATTCCCCAACAATTCCAAAAATTTCACCTTTTTTAACATGAAAATTTAAATTGTGCACAAGATTTAATTCAGTATCACCATAATCAACAGTAATATTTAAATTCTTTATATCAAGTAATTTCATATTTATTCCTATCCTTTAGAATTATATTTTTCTCTAAAATACTCCCCTAGTAAATTACTAGAGTAAATTGTTAAAGTAATAAAGACTCCTGGAAAAAGAGCATACCACGGTGAAGATATAAAATATATTTGAGATTCACGGAGCATAGATCCCCAACTTGGATAAGGAGCTTGAACTCCAAGACCAAGA contains the following coding sequences:
- a CDS encoding ABC transporter ATP-binding protein — protein: MKLLDIKNLNITVDYGDTELNLVHNLNFHVKKGEIFGIVGESGCGKSITTKSIMRILEPRFHFYGTICYLGKNLLTIPEKEMCKMRGKNISIVFQDALSALNPLKKIGKQLHETLKIHIKTLNKDERTEKIFKTLEECDIYNPEEICKKYPHELSGGQRQRILIAMAVICEPCLIICDESTTALDLRTQLRVIKLLKKLNKEKNMTIMFVSHDIALVESICDRVMVMYAGRSVEIIEGSLKKALHPYTRALYSMLFSMEDKNKLLPYVVGTIIEPEKRNLNKCFFGNRCKYFNNCKENDLVEVEKNHFVACEKVIKDVAKS